In Rhodanobacter denitrificans, the sequence GGCGAGCGCGAAGGCGAGGGTTGCGCCGGCCTGACCGCAGAAGGCCGCCTTGCGGCGGCCTTCTTGCGCTCCATCACGGGAGGAGCCGCTCAGCCGCGCGAGGCGCGCTTGCGGTCGTTCTCGGTGAGGTGCTTCTTGCGCAGGCGGATTTCCTTCGGAGTGACCTCGACCAGCTCGTCGTCGTCGATGAAGTCCAGCGCCTGTTCCAGCGTGAACTTGATCGCCGGGGTCAGCTGGATCGCATCGTCCTTGCCCGAGGCGCGCATGTTGGTCAGCGGCTTGGGCTTGATCACGTTGACGGTGAGGTCGTTGTCCTTGGCGTGGATGCCGACCAGCTGGCCTTCATACACGTTGTCGCCCTCGGCGGCGAACAGCTTGCCGCGATCCTGCAGCGGCCCCAGCGAATACGCGGGGGTGGTGCCGCCGGCGTTGGCGATCATCACGCCATTGAGGCGCTTGGCGATCTGGCCTTCTTCCTTCGGACCGTAGTGGTCGAACACGTGGAACAGCAGGCCCGAGCCCTGGGTGAGGGTCTTGAACTGGTTCTGGAAGCCGATCAGGCCGCGCGCCGGGATCATGTACTCCAGGCGGACGCGGCCCTTGCCGTCGGGCTCCATGTTCTTGAGCTGGCCCTTGCGCATGCCCAGGCGCTCCATCACCGGACCCTGGTGGGTCTCCTCGACGTCGACCACCAACTGCTCGATCGGCTCCATCTTCTGGCCGTCGATTTCCTTGATGATCACTTCCGGGCGCGATACGGCGAGCTCGTAGCCCTCGCGACGCATGTTCTCGATCAGCACCGACAGGTGCAGCTCGCCACGGCCGGAGACCAGGAACTTGTCGGCGTCCGAACCCTGCTCGACCTTCAGCGCCACGTTGTGCACCTGCTCGCGCTCCAGGCGATCCTTCAGCTGGCGGCTGGTGAGGAATTTGCCGCCGGAAAGATCCTTGTTGCCGGCGAACGGCGAATTGTTCACCTGAAAGGTCATGCTGATCGTCGGCTCGTCGACGGTCAGCGCAGGCAGCGCCTCGGGCGTGTCCAGCGCGCAGATCGTGTCGGAGATGGTCAGGTCGGCGATACCCGAGATGGCGACGATGTCGCCGGCCTCGGCGGTTTCCTGCTCGATGCGCTCCAAGCCCATGAAGCCCAGCACCTGCAGCACCTTGCCCTGGCGCTTCTTGCCGTGGCGGTCGATCACCGCCACCGGCATGTTCTTCTTCAGCGTGCCACGCTGGATGCGGCCGATGCCGATCACGCCCACGAAGTTGTTGTAGTCCAGCTGGCTGATGCGCATCTGGAACGGGCCGTCCGGGTCCACGTCAGGCTTGCTGACGTGCCGCATGATCGCCTCGTACAGCGG encodes:
- the typA gene encoding translational GTPase TypA; the protein is MSIEKLRNIAIVAHVDHGKTTLVDCLLKQSGTLSERTVLAERVMDSNDQEKERGITILAKNTAITWQGNRINIVDTPGHADFGGEVERVLSMVDSVLILVDAMDGPMPQTRFVTQKAFAMGFKPIVVINKVDRPGARPEWVVEQVWDLFDRLGATPEQMDFPIVYASALNGYASLDDSVREGDMTPLYEAIMRHVSKPDVDPDGPFQMRISQLDYNNFVGVIGIGRIQRGTLKKNMPVAVIDRHGKKRQGKVLQVLGFMGLERIEQETAEAGDIVAISGIADLTISDTICALDTPEALPALTVDEPTISMTFQVNNSPFAGNKDLSGGKFLTSRQLKDRLEREQVHNVALKVEQGSDADKFLVSGRGELHLSVLIENMRREGYELAVSRPEVIIKEIDGQKMEPIEQLVVDVEETHQGPVMERLGMRKGQLKNMEPDGKGRVRLEYMIPARGLIGFQNQFKTLTQGSGLLFHVFDHYGPKEEGQIAKRLNGVMIANAGGTTPAYSLGPLQDRGKLFAAEGDNVYEGQLVGIHAKDNDLTVNVIKPKPLTNMRASGKDDAIQLTPAIKFTLEQALDFIDDDELVEVTPKEIRLRKKHLTENDRKRASRG